In one window of Chryseobacterium phocaeense DNA:
- a CDS encoding DoxX family membrane protein, which produces MTDQNIRFPQLFLRLAIAVTMLSAVADRFGFWGANSAWGNWANFEAYTRKLTFFLPESMSVVSAYAATFFEILFPVMLLLGWKTKLGAYGAGFLLLIFAFSMTFALGVKAPFDYSVWVGSAAAFLLAVQPKYFFSIDHLTHK; this is translated from the coding sequence ATGACAGACCAAAATATCAGGTTTCCGCAGCTATTTTTAAGACTTGCCATCGCGGTGACCATGCTTTCAGCAGTGGCGGACCGATTCGGTTTCTGGGGTGCGAACTCTGCCTGGGGAAACTGGGCCAATTTTGAAGCCTATACAAGAAAACTTACTTTTTTTCTTCCGGAATCCATGAGCGTTGTTTCAGCGTATGCGGCAACTTTTTTTGAAATCTTATTTCCTGTAATGCTCCTTTTAGGCTGGAAGACTAAACTGGGAGCATATGGCGCAGGTTTTCTGCTGTTGATTTTTGCCTTTTCAATGACCTTCGCATTAGGAGTTAAGGCTCCCTTTGACTACTCGGTGTGGGTAGGAAGCGCAGCCGCATTTTTACTGGCGGTTCAGCCAAAATATTTTTTTAGTATTGATCATTTAACCCATAAATAA
- a CDS encoding Crp/Fnr family transcriptional regulator, whose protein sequence is MDTFKEHLNKFVKVSDEEYASVRSFFKEMEVKKKQDLMLHGEICRSMYFVMTGCLRKFFINEKGSEQTTEFAIENWWITDTFAYERQIPSDFSIQAVERSSILVIDLQQQELLLQKHPVMERYFRMIYQRAYAASERRIRYLYEMSREELYVHFSTLYPWFIQRIPQYLIASFLNLTPEYLSEIRAKLRS, encoded by the coding sequence ATGGATACTTTCAAAGAACATTTAAATAAGTTTGTTAAGGTTTCGGATGAAGAATATGCTTCAGTACGTTCTTTTTTTAAAGAGATGGAAGTGAAAAAAAAGCAGGACCTGATGCTTCACGGCGAAATCTGCAGATCCATGTATTTTGTAATGACAGGCTGTTTGAGAAAGTTTTTTATTAATGAAAAAGGATCAGAACAGACCACTGAATTTGCCATAGAAAACTGGTGGATTACAGATACCTTCGCGTATGAAAGACAGATTCCGTCCGATTTTTCTATCCAGGCTGTGGAGCGTTCCAGCATCCTCGTTATTGATCTTCAGCAGCAGGAACTTCTTCTGCAGAAGCATCCCGTGATGGAACGGTATTTCAGAATGATCTACCAAAGAGCTTATGCCGCTTCAGAGCGGAGAATCCGTTATTTATATGAGATGTCCAGGGAAGAACTGTATGTACATTTCAGTACCTTGTATCCATGGTTTATTCAACGGATTCCACAGTATTTAATTGCTTCTTTTCTGAATCTTACCCCGGAATACCTGAGTGAAATCAGGGCAAAATTACGTTCTTAA
- a CDS encoding cyclase family protein: MKNNLIRMFGLVILLTFNNLSLKAQNLSINPDDTSWYPSAYGAHDEIGAANLLTPEVVKQAIGLVKQGKTIPLAVAIDKNLPAFRHRSFNLYNIQPGEQGGKSLGPNKFTFNDELVNGWTGVGTQLNGIGHIGIDNTYYNGNKAVDFVTVEGVKKLGIEKVPPFVTRGVVLDMTAHYGKPVVPGGTEFTTADIKVVLKKQGITLRKGDVVLFNTGWLELIGKDNQKFLETEPGIGMEAAQWLAEQGIVAFGGDTWASEVYPNPKSKEGFPINQFMLAKKGIYNLELIDSRALVKKKIWEFLFVLGQPLYTGSTQVNINPVAIY, encoded by the coding sequence ATGAAAAATAATCTGATCAGAATGTTCGGGTTGGTTATTCTATTGACCTTCAACAACCTTTCCTTAAAGGCACAAAACCTGAGCATCAACCCTGACGATACATCCTGGTATCCTTCTGCATACGGAGCCCATGACGAAATAGGAGCCGCCAATCTGCTGACTCCGGAAGTGGTAAAGCAAGCCATAGGATTAGTAAAACAGGGAAAAACCATTCCCTTAGCTGTGGCCATCGATAAAAACCTTCCCGCTTTCAGACACAGAAGTTTTAATCTGTATAATATCCAGCCCGGTGAGCAGGGAGGAAAAAGCCTTGGACCGAATAAATTCACATTCAATGATGAGCTTGTCAACGGATGGACCGGAGTAGGAACCCAGCTGAACGGCATAGGCCATATCGGAATTGACAATACTTACTACAACGGAAATAAAGCCGTTGATTTTGTAACCGTGGAAGGTGTAAAGAAATTAGGGATTGAGAAAGTTCCTCCGTTTGTTACCCGCGGTGTGGTTCTGGATATGACTGCTCACTATGGAAAACCTGTTGTTCCGGGAGGTACAGAATTTACGACAGCGGATATCAAAGTCGTTTTAAAGAAACAGGGAATCACGCTTAGAAAGGGAGATGTTGTTCTGTTCAATACCGGATGGCTGGAACTGATTGGGAAAGACAATCAGAAATTCCTGGAAACAGAACCCGGAATCGGGATGGAAGCGGCACAATGGCTTGCTGAGCAGGGAATTGTTGCGTTCGGAGGTGATACCTGGGCATCAGAAGTATATCCTAATCCGAAATCTAAGGAAGGATTTCCTATCAACCAGTTTATGCTGGCCAAAAAAGGAATTTATAATCTTGAACTGATCGACAGCCGAGCACTGGTAAAGAAAAAGATCTGGGAGTTTTTATTTGTCCTGGGACAGCCTTTGTATACCGGATCTACACAGGTGAACATCAATCCTGTTGCTATTTACTAA
- a CDS encoding putative quinol monooxygenase, which yields MKIYLTAVIKAKEEHQKEVLEILQNMVQETRKEEACELYSLHQGIEDKNQFIFYEIWASEEGLAQHNQQPYIQAFGAIIDEKLQEQPQIYTTHIL from the coding sequence ATGAAAATCTATCTTACAGCAGTTATAAAAGCAAAAGAGGAACATCAAAAGGAAGTACTGGAAATTCTTCAGAATATGGTACAGGAAACCAGAAAAGAGGAAGCTTGTGAACTTTACAGCCTTCATCAGGGAATTGAAGATAAAAATCAATTCATTTTCTATGAGATCTGGGCAAGCGAAGAAGGACTGGCACAGCATAATCAGCAGCCATACATTCAGGCTTTCGGAGCGATTATTGATGAAAAATTACAGGAACAGCCACAAATTTATACCACTCACATTCTTTGA
- a CDS encoding type 1 glutamine amidotransferase domain-containing protein — protein sequence MKKKILFVVTSHDKKGNTGEDTGYYLGEVSHPWEVLHKAGYEIDFVSPKGGTPPVDGFDLKDPVNKEFWENKEYKNKIDHSLQPSQVNPNDYGTIFYAGGHGAMWDFADNTELAAIASKIYENNGIVAGVCHGPAGLVNIKLSNGKYLVDGKKINAFTNEEEAEVKLTNVVPFLLEEKLKERGAKFEKSGLWQNHVVTDQRVITGQNPQSAKSVGEAILKELSK from the coding sequence ATGAAAAAGAAAATTTTATTTGTCGTAACCAGTCATGACAAAAAAGGAAACACCGGAGAAGATACCGGATATTATCTGGGCGAAGTTTCCCATCCATGGGAAGTTCTTCACAAAGCAGGTTATGAAATAGATTTTGTAAGCCCGAAAGGCGGAACTCCTCCTGTAGACGGATTTGATTTAAAGGATCCCGTAAACAAAGAATTCTGGGAAAACAAGGAATACAAAAATAAAATTGACCATTCCTTACAGCCTTCCCAGGTGAATCCAAACGATTACGGTACGATATTCTATGCAGGAGGCCACGGAGCGATGTGGGATTTTGCCGATAATACGGAACTGGCCGCGATAGCCTCGAAAATCTATGAAAACAATGGCATTGTAGCTGGCGTTTGCCACGGCCCTGCTGGTCTTGTCAATATTAAACTCAGCAATGGAAAATATCTGGTAGATGGCAAAAAGATCAACGCCTTCACTAATGAGGAAGAAGCCGAGGTGAAACTGACCAACGTAGTTCCGTTTCTTCTGGAAGAAAAACTGAAGGAAAGAGGCGCAAAATTTGAAAAATCAGGATTGTGGCAGAACCACGTGGTGACAGATCAAAGAGTGATCACCGGGCAGAATCCTCAGTCTGCGAAAAGTGTGGGGGAAGCTATTTTAAAGGAACTTAGCAAATAA
- a CDS encoding aldo/keto reductase, whose protein sequence is MEYRKLGNTELELSAITHGAFAIGGNMWGGNEKQDSINSIHASLDHGVTSIDTAPFYGFGLSEEMIGEAIKGKDRSKIQLLTKFGLVWDGSNNGKGEFFFDAEDEGKILPVYKYASKANVIKEVEESLKRLGTDYIDLLQLHWPDSTTPICETMEAMEVLIQQGKILAAGVSNYSVPQMQEGNRTLHLASNQVAYSMLNRAIENDLVPYSLENNSGIIVYSPMERGLLTGKYFKDNKLKDNDHRNGYFSQFDLHKVKSFLEKIEPVAKEKGATLSQLVLRWTTLQPAITVVLAGARNAQQAIENAQAMSIELSQDELNFINTALSEI, encoded by the coding sequence ATGGAATACAGAAAATTAGGAAATACGGAACTGGAACTGTCTGCAATTACCCACGGAGCCTTTGCTATCGGCGGGAATATGTGGGGCGGAAATGAGAAACAGGATTCCATCAATTCAATTCACGCTTCTTTGGATCACGGCGTAACTTCTATTGACACGGCACCTTTTTACGGTTTCGGGCTCAGCGAAGAAATGATCGGCGAAGCCATTAAAGGAAAAGACCGTTCAAAAATCCAGTTACTGACGAAGTTCGGGCTCGTTTGGGACGGCAGCAACAATGGAAAAGGCGAATTCTTTTTTGATGCTGAAGATGAAGGAAAAATTCTTCCTGTTTACAAATATGCTTCAAAAGCCAATGTCATCAAGGAAGTGGAAGAAAGCCTGAAAAGACTGGGAACAGATTATATTGATCTTTTGCAGCTTCACTGGCCGGACAGCACAACACCGATCTGCGAAACAATGGAAGCCATGGAAGTCCTTATCCAGCAGGGAAAAATCCTTGCAGCCGGAGTCAGTAATTATTCGGTTCCGCAAATGCAGGAAGGTAACAGAACCCTCCATCTGGCCAGCAACCAGGTGGCGTACAGTATGCTGAACAGAGCTATTGAAAATGATCTTGTCCCTTATTCTTTGGAAAACAATTCAGGAATTATTGTGTACAGCCCAATGGAAAGAGGGCTTCTCACCGGAAAATACTTCAAGGACAATAAGCTGAAAGATAATGACCACAGAAACGGCTATTTCTCACAGTTTGATCTACATAAAGTAAAATCTTTCCTTGAAAAAATAGAACCTGTTGCAAAAGAAAAAGGAGCTACACTTTCACAACTGGTATTACGCTGGACTACCTTACAGCCAGCCATTACAGTAGTTTTAGCGGGAGCCAGAAATGCGCAGCAGGCTATAGAAAACGCTCAGGCCATGTCCATTGAACTTTCTCAGGACGAGCTGAATTTCATCAATACAGCACTCAGCGAAATTTAA
- a CDS encoding carboxymuconolactone decarboxylase family protein, giving the protein MSARLDIAKVDSAAYKAMLGLEGYLQTISLNHIQKELIKLRASQINKCAYCLDMHSKDAIKYGESMQRIFILDGWREAKDLFTEEEQVLLAMTEEITLISDKGLTEETFQKAKQYFDDAAISQIIMAIVTINAWNRIAISTHLEVPR; this is encoded by the coding sequence ATGAGCGCAAGATTAGATATTGCCAAAGTAGATTCAGCAGCTTACAAAGCTATGCTTGGACTGGAAGGATACCTTCAGACCATTTCTTTAAACCACATTCAGAAGGAATTAATTAAGCTCAGAGCTTCACAGATCAACAAATGTGCTTACTGCCTGGATATGCACAGCAAAGATGCCATTAAATACGGAGAAAGTATGCAGAGAATTTTCATCCTTGACGGGTGGAGAGAAGCGAAAGATCTTTTCACGGAGGAAGAACAGGTTCTGCTGGCCATGACGGAAGAAATTACGCTGATCAGCGATAAGGGACTTACAGAAGAAACATTTCAGAAGGCAAAGCAATATTTTGATGATGCTGCGATCTCCCAGATCATTATGGCTATTGTAACCATCAATGCGTGGAACAGAATTGCCATAAGTACTCATCTGGAAGTTCCAAGATAG